The DNA window ATTCGAAAGATTATAAAGACGCGGTAGCAAAAAACAGAGAGGACCTAAACCACTCCAACTGTCATTCCAAAGGGAAATTGAACACCCATCTCCAACATTGTATTTAAAGTTGTTAATAAAAATTCTCCAAGCACGATTGTCAGTACAACAAGCCTTTTTTATTCCTTTCCAAATGAAGGACTTTTTTAAACATCACCATTCAACAACGAGTTCCAATTCGTGGTGTTTGAACAACTTGAGATAATATTATACCAAAGAGATTCTCTTTTGTTAATTCTCACCTTTCATACCCATTTAAAATGCATGCTTTGATTTCTTACTTTAAGATTATGAATACACCCAAACCTCCATCTTTAAAGTCTTGGCAAATAGATTTTCAAGAGACCTTAGACAACACCCTAGATGAAATATCTCCCTTCCACAAAAAACGAATCATATACAACTCTAATCTATTTTTGAACTGCTCCCGGCATATTGAATAACGACATGAATAGACAGACACACTAAAACGAATCGATTTAATGAGAACTAACCTTCCAGCCGGAGATAATAGAGAACCTTTCCACAAAGCCATACGAGATTTGAATCGTTCAACCATTTGATGCCAAGACCAAGTAGAGAGCGTCCTATTCGAGAGAGGAAGCCCTAGATATTTAATAGGAAAATAATAAACTTTGCACCCAACAATCTGCGCCGCATTCAACAAATAATCCTCATTCACAATTATTTCCCATAATAGagcttttatgaaaattaatttgaagaCCCGATATCAGTTCCAAACAGCGAAGGATACGAGTTAATTTCTAAGCTTCTCAACATCATAAGGCATATACAAAATGGTGTCATCTGCAAACTGCAGCAGAGATAAAGGGTCATGGTTCTCTGGAAAGACAAAACCTCGAGTGAACCCTAACTCTTCCGATTTGTTCAAGAGTCGTTTCAAACCCTCAACCGCAATGTGAAATAAATAAGGTGATATTGGATCTCCTTGACGAACACCTCTCCTAAGGGGAATTGGGTCAGCAGGACTACCATTCACAAGCATAGACGTAGAACCCAAAAACAAGCAGCAAGACATCCATTTAATCCACTTCTCTGGAAAATTCATGCAACTCATAACAGATTGCAAATAATCCCAACCTATACTGTCAAAAGCCTTTTGGAAATCAAGCTTGAGAACAAGTAATTTTTCCTTTCGCCGAGTTGCCACATGGATCTGCTCATTCGCAATAGTAGAGCATTCTAAGATACTTCTACCTTTCAAAAAGGCATGTTGATCGGTTGAAATCACACCAGAGAGCAATGGTGCAAGTCTCCGAGAAAGCACCTTAGAAAGCAGTTTATATATACCGTTGACAAGGATAATCGGACGGTAAACTTGTATATTGGTTGAACCTTCCACTTTAGGAATCAAAACAACAAAAGACAAATTAATGCCTTTGGGTAAAATATTAAAACGCTGGAAATTGTCAAACAATTCCATGATAGCCTTTTTTATCACTGGCCATGCTTTTCTAtagaaatagaaattaaaaccaTCCGGACCCGGTTCTTTTTTTATACCACATGAACAAAGAGCATGGAAGACTTCGGTCTCCTCAAAAGATTTAACCAAAAAATCCCCCTGCACAGTGTTGAGTGTTACAAAGTTTATAACAGAGATGACAAAATCGGTTGTATCCTACCGACTATAGAGTTTATAGTAAAACTCTCTGATGTGAAAACAGATATCCTGAGGCTCAGTATAAATAATCCCATCCACCAGAATAGAAGCAATGTAATTATTTCTATAGTGATTCGAAGCTATGCTGTGAAAAAACTTCGTGTTCTTATCATCCTCTAAACTCCACTTAAGCCTTGATTTCTGGATCAAAAGAGATTCCACCCTTTTCTCCGCCTCCCACAGAGCTAATTTAAGATTGCAATACTCGGTCTTCTCCTCTTCAGTCAACAAATTGCTCTCTGTGGCAATATCATGTGGATGGATTTTTTGCAAAAGGTCCTTGATTTTCTTAGCTTGATCACCGAAAACTTTCACATtccaaactttaattttttgtcgTAATTCTCTAAGCCTCTACACAAGATTATGAGAATTTTCACAGACCAAACTCCAACTGTCATTGACAAAACCACCAAATCATGATCCCGCCAAGCATCAACCGAACTAAACGGTTTTGGACCCCAATCTATGCCATTTTCAGAGCGGAAACAAATACGAACATGGTCCGATTGGCCACTCGGCAGAGTAGTTAAGGTCATATTCGGCCATAAAGGACATGCAGTTGCCGAAATCAAACATCTATCTATGCGAGATTTGGAGTAAGAGTTTTGCCATGTTAAAAGCCTTCCTTGCAGAGGTAGATCCAGCAATTCACAGTTGTTGACAAAATCACGCAAAGCTAGCATCAATGCAGTAAAACCCTTACTATTCAACCTTTCTTCAGGAGCCATGATTTCATTAAAGTCACCACTAACAAAAATGATACCCATAAAACCCATAAGGTGGTTCAATTCATGCGGTAATAAAGATCTATCAGATGTCACGTTACTAGCACAAATAAGGACATGACGATACAAGGCATTATTATGAGCAAAATCCATACAAATCGATCTAGCACCCTTCAAAACATAAACATTATTCAATAAAACCTTATTCCAAATGTTCAACAAACCACCCGAAGCACCAATAGAAggaacaaaataaaaagagaaatctAGATTAGGCCATATTTTCCTAACAAAAAATTCATCGGTGAGTTCTTTTTTAGATTCCACCAAgccaataaaagataaattatgtGCAGAGACCATTTTTCGAATAAAAAGCTGTTTCATATTAAACAGAAGACCCCCTCTACAATTCCATGATACAAAACACGGCGGTAATGACATAAAAGAGATAAAAAAACCTTGGAAAATTAGAGAGTTCAGGCATGCTTAAGATTCCCAATCAACCTCTCTGTCAAATCTTGTAATGTTGCTGCCTTTGTTTCTTCTCTGAAGACACCTAGATCAAACCCAATACGCCATGTCTTTTGAACTTCGTTTTCAAGAACAGAACATGCATTCTCTTCTGTAACAGTTTGGTTTTTCCGATTCATGTTAGCGATATCCTCATCAGAGATTTAATTTTTCTCCTCGACTTGACTTATTGAGAATGAGTGCATGATGCCCaagtaatcaatttttttaagtggTCGACGCATACCAGAGGACTGAACTCCCTCTACGTTATCCGTTCCATTTATCTTAGCTTGCTGAACTGAAGAATTTGGAATAGTGCCCTTTACCCTGACCTGCAACTACTCGTTATCCTGTGTACTGCTGCAACTCCTTCCTGATGGTGAGCCCGACTGAACGGTGGAGAAAACCTGCTGCTGAATTGTTCCTCTGTCGTTATCAAAACCAATATGTGCTGAGCTAGTTAACAGTCTGCGGTTTGCATCTCTGATAATCGTAGCTTGCTGTTGCTCAAAACCTTTCCTTTCTTCGACTGTCTCATAATGAGCAGGTTTACCCATCAAGGAATAACTATTAAATAATTCCTCTATCGAAATATTCTGCATATCAGAATTTAGTTTCTCCTTTTCATTACTAACCAACACCGGTAAAACAAACTTTTCCAAGCCATGTTCTTTATTGTCAGATATTAGGTTCAAAGGAGACTTGACTACGTCCTCCCATAAAGTGTAATTTCTGACGAAGCCCGATGCATACGTAGAATTTTCATACTCCCGCATGTCAAAGCCAACAGGTATGGTAGTTtccgttgtaaacgtttggtttaaatcgccaaaaaggtgaaacatttggatttttttcgtaacgtttgtaacgtgtggcttaaatcgctaaaaaggtgaaacatttggatttctttcgtaaagtttgtaaacgtttggcttaaatcgctaaaaggtgaagcgtttggatttgtttcgtaacgtttgtaaacgtttggcttaaatcgataaaaaggtaaaacgtttggatttgattcgtatagtttgtaaatgtttggcttaaatcgctaagaaggtgaaacgtgtggatttgtttcgtagcgtttttaaatgtttggcttaaattgctaaaaaggtgaaacgcttggattagtttcgtgacgtttgtaaacttttgacttaaattgctaaaaaggtgaaacgcttggatttgttttgtaaacgtttggcttaaattgctaaaaaggtgaaacatttggatttgtttcgtaacctttgtaaaagtttaacttaaatcgctaaaaaggagaaacgtttggatttgtttagtaacatttgtaaacgtttggcttaaatcgaaataaaggtgaaatgtttggatttgtttcgtaacttttgtaaacgcttggttttaattgctaaaaaggtgaaacgtttggattggtttcgtaatgtttgtaaaagtttggcaaaaatcgctgaaaaggtgaaatatttggatttgtttcgtgacgttttaaatgtttggcataaatcgctaaaatgggaaaacatttggatatgtttcgtaacgtttgtaaacgtttggcttaaattgctaaaaaggtgaaatgtttggttttgtttcctaacatttgtaaacgttcggcttaaaacgctaaaaaggtgaaacttttggatttgtttcgttatgtttgtaaacgtttggcttaaattgctaaaaaggtgaaacacttggatttgtttcgtaacgtttgtaaatgtttggcttaaatagctaaaaaggtgaaatgcttggttttgttttgtaacatttgtaaaggttttgtttaaatcgctaaaaatgtgaaacgtctgaatttgtttcgtagcgttttaaacgtttggttttgtttcataacgtttgtaaacgtgtggcttaaatcgctaaaaagggaaaacatttggatttgttttgtaacatttataaacgtttgacataaattgataaaaaggcaaaacgtttagatttgtttcttaacgtttgtaaacgtttggcttaaatcgctaaaaaggtgaaacgtttggattagtttcgtaatgtttgtaaacgtttggcttaaatcgctaaaaatgttcaacgtttggatttgttttgtaacgtttgtaaacgtttggcttaaattgcttaaaagctgaaacgttcggatttgtttcaaaacctttgtaaatgtttgacttaaatcacttaaaagctgaaacatttggatttgtttcaaaacgtttgtatttttttggcttaaatggctaaaaaggtgaaacgtttggatttatttcgtaacgtttgtaaatgtttgttttaaatcgctaaaaaggtgaaacgtttggatttgtttcgtaacgtttgtactaaattactaaaaaagtgaaacgcttagatttgtttcggaacgtttgtaaacgtttggctaaaattgctaaaaaggtgaaacgcttggatttgtttcgtaacgttttaaacgtttggttttgttttgtaatgtttgtaaatgtttggcttaaatcgcaaaaaaggtgaaaggtcttgttttgtttcgtagcgtttgtaaacgtttggcttatatcgctaaaaaggtgaaacatttggatttgtttcgtaacgtttgtaaacgtttgggttaaattgctaaaaaggtgaaacgtttggatttgtttcgtaacgtttataaacgtttagtttaaatcgctaaaaaggggaaacttttggatttaaattgctaaaaaggtgaaacgtttggatttgtttcgtaccgtttgtaaacgtttggcttaaatcgctaaaaaggtgaaacgtttcgatttgttttgtaacgtttgtatacgtttggcataaattgctaaaaaggtgaaacacttggatttgtttcgtaacgttttaaacg is part of the Mercurialis annua linkage group LG3, ddMerAnnu1.2, whole genome shotgun sequence genome and encodes:
- the LOC126672566 gene encoding uncharacterized protein LOC126672566, yielding MNRKNQTVTEENACSVLENEVQKTWRIGFDLGVFREETKAATLQDLTERGGLLFNMKQLFIRKMVSAHNLSFIGLVESKKELTDEFFVRKIWPNLDFSFYFVPSIGASGGLLNIWNKVLLNNVYVLKGARSICMDFAHNNALYRHVLICASNVTSDRSLLPHELNHLMGFMGIIFVSGDFNEIMAPEERLNSKGFTALMLALRDFVNNCELLDLPLQGRLLTWQNSYSKSRIDRCLISATACPLWPNMTLTTLPSGQSDHVRICFRSENGIDWGPKPFSSVDAWRDHDLVVLSMTRLRELRQKIKVWNVKVFGDQAKKIKDLLQKIHPHDIATESNLLTEEEKTEYCNLKLALWEAEKRVESLLIQKSRLKWSLEDDKNTKFFHSIASNHYRNNYIASILVDGIIYTEPQDICFHIREFYYKLYSR